The following coding sequences lie in one Halorussus halophilus genomic window:
- a CDS encoding chymotrypsin family serine protease has protein sequence MVSEDKLSGRREFLKHSAFAGGGFSLFGHGTLSIDRKTKIDVLRTKDGVAKRKKVPARWYRHLQQARSKHRKLRTAHSDKPWFTNSYLTQDENQTAGFHRRKIVVEHDLDQLAANSQSDDSHPLPSELNGIAVETADPKERTETGCRNVGEYKNLPGGVSIKGDNIPGSTCCRAEMGGQAYELTAYHVTGCNPNASFEQGGNNLGSLAEGDQDEDWGLINVTNSNYSLTEKVKEPDGERKPIQGWVTRNGVDTYKEEDRYIYQLGRETGQSMGKIQNIDASFASSCAHNGGHNKAIELGNDGAPGDSGGPFYILEDSVDVWMMGITQYNYGYVTGFGCSGAEKQDKTGGIPIWYIANNHGISVP, from the coding sequence ATGGTGTCAGAAGACAAACTGTCTGGGCGACGTGAGTTCCTCAAACACTCGGCATTTGCTGGTGGCGGCTTCAGCCTTTTCGGCCATGGAACGCTCTCAATAGACAGAAAAACCAAGATTGATGTTCTCAGAACCAAAGATGGGGTGGCAAAACGCAAAAAAGTTCCTGCCCGATGGTACCGGCATCTTCAGCAAGCACGCAGTAAGCACCGCAAACTGCGTACTGCCCATAGCGACAAACCATGGTTCACTAACTCATATCTAACACAGGACGAAAACCAAACCGCTGGCTTCCATCGGAGGAAAATTGTCGTTGAACACGACCTCGACCAACTGGCAGCGAACTCCCAGTCCGATGATAGTCACCCACTTCCCAGTGAGTTGAACGGTATTGCAGTCGAAACAGCTGACCCGAAAGAACGAACTGAAACCGGATGTCGAAATGTTGGGGAGTACAAAAATCTTCCCGGCGGAGTTAGCATCAAGGGGGACAACATCCCCGGTAGTACTTGCTGTCGAGCGGAAATGGGAGGTCAGGCATATGAACTCACCGCCTACCACGTCACAGGCTGTAATCCAAACGCGTCGTTTGAACAAGGCGGTAACAACCTCGGGTCGCTCGCAGAAGGCGATCAAGACGAAGACTGGGGATTAATCAACGTCACAAACTCCAATTATAGTCTTACAGAGAAGGTCAAGGAGCCAGATGGCGAGCGAAAGCCAATCCAAGGTTGGGTTACTCGGAATGGTGTCGATACGTACAAAGAAGAAGACCGGTATATCTACCAGTTAGGTCGGGAAACCGGACAGTCGATGGGGAAAATTCAGAACATAGACGCGAGCTTCGCGTCTTCGTGCGCACACAATGGCGGGCACAATAAAGCGATTGAACTAGGGAATGACGGTGCGCCCGGCGATTCTGGAGGGCCATTCTACATTCTTGAAGATAGTGTTGACGTGTGGATGATGGGGATAACCCAGTACAATTACGGTTACGTCACGGGATTCGGATGTAGTGGAGCAGAAAAACAAGACAAAACCGGCGGAATCCCCATCTGGTACATCGCCAACAACCACGGAATTTCTGTCCCGTAG
- a CDS encoding IS6 family transposase, protein MKLANLLRETLDTATLECWQRERTATPVRAFAVRLHAAGCSLRETAAILGLLGVDRTHGAVWSWVHRLADSVGDPPSATPTRVAVDETAVRIDGEWSWVYAAIDLDTKLLLDAAVFGRRGTDPAAAFLHGLTQKHDCSETVFLVDGYGYLTALSRLELSGRLDYTDRNQIEKWFQTLKMRIDRFHSSWVGSRRSVRQWLASFVHYYNVQRPHQALDERTPAEEEN, encoded by the coding sequence ATGAAACTCGCAAACCTGCTCAGAGAGACGTTAGACACGGCTACTCTTGAATGTTGGCAGCGGGAGCGGACGGCGACGCCCGTCAGGGCGTTCGCCGTCCGCCTCCACGCTGCCGGATGTTCGCTCAGAGAAACAGCAGCGATTCTTGGGCTCCTCGGCGTTGATCGGACGCATGGAGCGGTCTGGAGTTGGGTACATCGGTTAGCTGACAGCGTCGGCGACCCGCCGTCGGCGACGCCGACGCGGGTCGCGGTCGATGAGACCGCTGTCAGGATCGATGGTGAGTGGTCTTGGGTGTATGCTGCAATTGACCTCGACACAAAGCTGCTGCTCGATGCTGCCGTGTTTGGACGACGAGGCACTGATCCAGCGGCTGCGTTCCTCCACGGCCTCACCCAGAAACACGATTGTTCAGAAACTGTGTTTCTAGTCGATGGCTATGGATATCTGACTGCCCTCTCTCGATTAGAATTGAGCGGTCGGCTTGACTACACTGACCGAAACCAGATCGAAAAGTGGTTTCAGACCCTTAAGATGCGGATCGACCGCTTCCATTCGTCGTGGGTGGGCAGTCGGCGGAGCGTCCGCCAGTGGCTTGCGTCGTTCGTCCACTACTACAATGTTCAGCGACCGCACCAAGCACTCGATGAACGCACGCCAGCTGAGGAGGAAAACTAG
- a CDS encoding transposase yields MRLCRGVLTDAYLVGIGLRKQIRDGLSLCDALRTLDGPFDRLEDSYPEWHPAPYPFSGMLRLFLYREITGESYRILARDEELQEIVGFDRVPDESVLSRTWRNRFNETVCEFIKTAAHYVVKEIHDEDLSVPTVRPKEDVLHPRKDPEACGTEKTEATSEEKFTGETIRRTTRLACDYGFESFDSERAANATYEDMRFFELQTFMGMVGCGTAQGAARFQYRRGADYGPHGDTHLRAVKQFDTENLIEGFDNATDHVLSAIASETAFRRPVTVAIDITTVPYYGNVEGMSMVSGTKDGDGRAFKFATLSIVGQNIPLVLAVEPVRESSPWDENPSNRIHRIVRRLVLRVKEHVPIGTVLCDREFDSMRVFQTLSNLGVNYLIPKRLSSTERQVIERMETDGQDVAVESASVDVEAGSHPMRFLYVPSTKGDKTAVFATNVRVGPEEAESFCRRYSRRWQIENSYKSIKHDFLAKTSSKDYRVRLFYFVFAALLYNIWRLTDFLLKAGVEGEMDYAPVLTAGECVELVSAALVPPD; encoded by the coding sequence ATGAGACTTTGCAGAGGAGTATTGACTGATGCGTATCTTGTCGGAATTGGACTCCGAAAGCAAATCCGTGATGGACTCTCGCTCTGTGATGCTCTCAGGACACTTGATGGTCCGTTTGACAGACTTGAAGACAGCTACCCGGAATGGCATCCTGCACCTTACCCGTTTTCTGGGATGCTCAGGTTGTTTCTCTATCGGGAAATCACGGGAGAGAGTTACCGTATACTCGCGCGGGACGAAGAACTCCAAGAAATAGTGGGGTTTGATCGCGTTCCAGATGAGTCGGTCCTTTCGCGGACGTGGCGCAACCGTTTCAATGAGACTGTCTGTGAGTTCATAAAGACGGCTGCACACTATGTCGTCAAAGAAATCCACGACGAAGACCTCTCAGTTCCAACCGTCCGACCGAAAGAAGATGTACTCCATCCACGCAAAGACCCCGAGGCGTGCGGTACCGAGAAGACCGAAGCGACCTCCGAAGAGAAATTCACGGGCGAGACCATCCGTCGAACGACGCGCCTTGCCTGTGACTACGGGTTCGAATCGTTCGATTCTGAACGCGCTGCCAATGCGACCTATGAAGATATGCGCTTTTTCGAGTTACAGACGTTCATGGGGATGGTCGGCTGTGGCACCGCTCAAGGAGCAGCGCGCTTCCAGTACCGCCGAGGAGCAGACTACGGTCCACATGGTGATACCCACCTTCGTGCGGTCAAGCAATTCGATACCGAGAACCTCATTGAGGGATTCGACAATGCAACAGATCACGTCCTTTCGGCTATCGCCTCTGAAACGGCGTTTCGTCGTCCAGTGACCGTGGCAATCGACATTACGACCGTGCCCTACTACGGAAATGTAGAAGGAATGTCGATGGTGAGCGGGACGAAAGACGGCGACGGGAGAGCGTTCAAATTTGCCACGCTATCGATTGTCGGCCAGAACATCCCGCTCGTCCTCGCGGTCGAACCAGTCCGAGAAAGTTCCCCATGGGACGAGAATCCGTCGAACCGGATCCATCGCATTGTTCGTCGATTGGTCTTGCGGGTGAAAGAACACGTGCCGATTGGGACAGTGCTGTGCGACCGCGAGTTCGATTCGATGCGGGTCTTTCAGACACTCTCGAATCTGGGCGTGAACTACCTCATTCCCAAGCGACTCTCCAGTACAGAACGACAGGTGATCGAGCGGATGGAAACAGACGGACAGGATGTCGCGGTCGAATCCGCGTCTGTGGATGTGGAGGCTGGTTCCCATCCGATGCGGTTCCTCTATGTGCCGTCCACGAAGGGTGACAAGACGGCCGTATTTGCGACGAACGTTCGAGTGGGTCCGGAGGAGGCGGAGTCGTTTTGTCGTCGGTACAGCCGCCGCTGGCAGATAGAGAATAGCTATAAATCGATCAAACACGATTTCCTTGCGAAGACTTCCTCAAAGGACTATCGCGTTCGGCTGTTCTATTTCGTGTTCGCGGCCCTACTCTACAATATCTGGCGGCTCACCGACTTTCTGTTGAAGGCTGGTGTAGAGGGAGAGATGGACTACGCTCCCGTTCTGACGGCTGGGGAATGTGTCGAACTGGTGTCGGCAGCGCTGGTGCCGCCTGACTAA
- a CDS encoding ParA family protein, producing the protein MLSYAVYSEAGGVGKSTLTANLAVAHARAGLDVLAIPLDPQDGDLSYLFDIDHDRSNGEADTLVHHLVGRGKGEFTDLIETVEHGVDIIPEHNRLEDLGETLRKEQEARSDFGESFPMWTQLQRVLREAEIHKHYDVLLVDPPASSGPHLYNALDATRNLVIPVEPSGKGQASVNGLDDLVTNLEDQLEINIGVLAAVPNRFKGTRDQGAIIEEIEEQGFDVPAILRDRTSLLEGCWREKCSAFTYVRDHRSRERDYEVETLAKFDEIARHLEAQNGLEAPNPPEAGSLEEDDPEVTA; encoded by the coding sequence ATGCTCTCGTACGCAGTATACAGCGAAGCAGGTGGCGTAGGCAAATCGACGCTCACCGCAAATCTCGCAGTAGCGCACGCCAGAGCCGGACTCGACGTTCTGGCGATTCCACTCGACCCCCAAGACGGAGACTTGAGCTACCTCTTCGACATCGACCACGACCGTTCGAACGGTGAGGCCGACACGCTCGTCCACCATCTCGTCGGTCGTGGAAAAGGCGAGTTCACGGACCTCATCGAGACTGTCGAACACGGGGTCGATATCATTCCGGAACACAATCGCCTCGAAGACCTCGGCGAAACGCTCCGGAAAGAACAGGAGGCAAGAAGCGACTTCGGCGAGTCGTTCCCGATGTGGACCCAACTCCAGCGAGTCCTTCGCGAGGCAGAAATCCACAAACACTACGACGTGCTCCTCGTGGACCCGCCCGCAAGTTCCGGTCCTCACCTGTACAACGCACTCGACGCCACTCGGAATCTCGTCATTCCGGTCGAACCGTCCGGGAAAGGACAGGCGTCTGTCAATGGACTTGACGATCTGGTGACGAATCTCGAAGACCAGTTAGAGATCAACATCGGCGTGTTGGCGGCAGTTCCGAATCGATTCAAGGGCACGCGGGACCAGGGCGCTATCATCGAAGAAATCGAAGAGCAGGGATTCGACGTGCCCGCGATTCTCCGCGACCGGACGTCGCTCCTAGAGGGGTGCTGGCGTGAGAAGTGTAGTGCGTTCACGTACGTCCGCGACCATCGGAGTCGAGAACGAGACTACGAAGTCGAGACGCTCGCTAAGTTCGACGAGATAGCGCGCCACCTCGAAGCGCAGAACGGTCTCGAAGCACCGAACCCACCAGAGGCTGGGAGTCTCGAAGAGGATGACCCGGAGGTCACTGCATGA
- a CDS encoding DUF362 domain-containing protein, translated as MDSNQPRESLAVPEQAILDACGETPLPEMGLIEQVWETDPIPQSELADRAADALRSLTFQDVPDGGEVALGVGSRGIANLATIVSGVVDGVEALGYEPFVFPAMGSHGGANAEGQREMLAELDVTESTIGCEIRSSMEVVEVGRTAERDVPVVADAHAVEADAIVPINRIKPHTDFGGTVESGLSKMLVIGMGKQRGAKIAHDWAVDWSLRDMIPEITEQLIAELPIAGGVAIMEDQRDETTRLEGIPPEGFLDREAELLETAYDIMPKIPFQELDLLILDQQGKDISGQGLDTNVIGRRPFAIQEPEPDRPDIKRIYTRSLTDATHGNAMGMGSADFVHADLLSEIEMPTTLINALTASTPRGVRLPPAVETDRAGVIAALSTIGIVDPESVRVLRAPDTMHLQRLYASSVLVEEARDRDDLRVLEEPSPIRFDSGAFVAPSLHETTSGEESADD; from the coding sequence ATGGATTCGAACCAACCGCGCGAATCGCTCGCAGTCCCAGAGCAAGCGATACTCGACGCGTGTGGCGAGACGCCGCTCCCCGAGATGGGGCTTATCGAGCAGGTATGGGAAACCGACCCGATTCCGCAGTCGGAACTTGCCGACCGTGCGGCCGACGCGCTTCGGTCGCTCACCTTCCAGGACGTCCCGGACGGTGGCGAAGTCGCACTCGGCGTCGGAAGCCGAGGTATCGCAAACCTCGCGACTATCGTCTCCGGTGTCGTCGATGGCGTCGAAGCGTTGGGATACGAACCGTTCGTGTTTCCGGCCATGGGAAGCCACGGCGGTGCCAATGCAGAGGGCCAGCGGGAAATGTTGGCAGAACTCGACGTCACCGAATCGACGATTGGCTGCGAGATTCGGTCGAGCATGGAAGTCGTCGAAGTCGGTCGCACCGCAGAGCGCGACGTGCCAGTCGTCGCCGACGCGCACGCAGTCGAGGCCGACGCCATCGTGCCTATCAATCGAATCAAACCGCACACCGACTTCGGCGGGACGGTCGAGAGCGGCCTCTCGAAGATGCTCGTCATCGGGATGGGCAAGCAACGGGGCGCGAAAATCGCACACGACTGGGCGGTCGATTGGTCGCTCCGAGACATGATTCCCGAGATAACCGAGCAGTTGATAGCCGAACTCCCTATCGCCGGTGGCGTCGCAATCATGGAGGACCAGCGCGACGAGACGACACGTCTCGAAGGGATTCCCCCGGAAGGATTTCTCGACCGCGAGGCGGAGTTGCTGGAGACGGCGTACGACATCATGCCGAAGATTCCGTTTCAGGAACTGGACTTGCTGATTCTCGACCAGCAGGGCAAAGACATCAGCGGCCAAGGGCTGGACACGAACGTCATCGGCCGACGACCGTTCGCGATTCAGGAACCCGAACCGGACCGTCCGGACATCAAGCGCATCTACACTCGTTCGCTCACGGACGCGACCCATGGCAACGCTATGGGGATGGGCTCTGCCGACTTCGTCCACGCGGACCTCCTCTCTGAGATAGAGATGCCGACGACACTCATCAACGCGTTGACGGCGAGTACGCCGCGGGGCGTGCGTCTCCCGCCAGCCGTCGAGACCGACCGAGCGGGAGTCATCGCGGCGCTGTCCACTATCGGCATCGTGGACCCAGAATCAGTACGCGTCCTCCGCGCACCAGACACGATGCACTTGCAGCGACTGTACGCGTCTTCTGTACTTGTCGAGGAAGCGCGGGACC
- a CDS encoding fumarylacetoacetate hydrolase family protein — MQFVRYSAGAGPALGVKTDARIHSLADLPGGEPSYEDLTNQRYLDQLQSAVENGTLSQRDVGDVNLLAPVPRPGKIVCAGLNYRDHAEEQDEEIPEDPLLFAKAPTTVTNPGSPIVHPDGEQVDYEVELAVVVGRTAKDLDEDDVDDYVAGYTVLNDVNGRDAQFSDGQFFRGKSYDTFSPMGPTLVADSEFDPNAVHVELRVDGETKQSSNTEQFIFDVPELVAYISQNMTLRPGDVISTGTPGGVGIFREPVDLLEPGQTCEAEIEGIGTLTNPVVGE; from the coding sequence ATGCAATTCGTTCGATACAGCGCTGGGGCAGGCCCAGCCCTCGGCGTGAAGACTGACGCTCGAATCCACTCGCTCGCAGACTTACCCGGAGGTGAACCCTCATACGAGGACCTCACTAACCAACGCTACCTCGACCAGTTGCAGTCTGCCGTCGAAAACGGGACGCTCTCCCAGCGAGACGTCGGCGACGTGAACTTGCTCGCACCAGTGCCACGACCGGGTAAAATCGTCTGTGCTGGGCTGAACTACCGAGATCACGCCGAGGAACAGGACGAGGAGATCCCCGAGGACCCCCTGCTCTTCGCGAAAGCGCCGACGACCGTCACCAATCCCGGCAGTCCAATCGTCCATCCCGACGGCGAACAGGTCGATTACGAGGTCGAACTCGCCGTCGTCGTCGGTCGCACGGCGAAGGACCTCGACGAGGACGACGTAGACGATTACGTCGCGGGCTACACCGTTCTCAACGACGTCAACGGGCGAGACGCACAGTTCTCCGACGGACAGTTCTTCCGTGGGAAGAGCTACGATACCTTTTCGCCGATGGGGCCGACGCTCGTCGCTGATAGCGAATTCGACCCGAACGCCGTCCATGTGGAACTGCGGGTGGACGGTGAGACGAAGCAGTCGTCGAACACCGAACAGTTCATCTTCGACGTGCCGGAGTTGGTCGCGTACATCAGCCAGAACATGACCTTGCGGCCGGGCGACGTCATCTCTACTGGAACGCCCGGCGGAGTCGGAATCTTCCGCGAACCTGTAGATCTACTCGAACCTGGGCAGACCTGCGAAGCCGAAATCGAAGGAATCGGTACGCTCACCAATCCTGTCGTCGGGGAATGA